In Rhizobium lusitanum, a genomic segment contains:
- a CDS encoding enoyl-CoA hydratase/isomerase family protein, with protein MSMTESFETILFDKDEQDKFATITINRPDKLNAMNKTTVREIDRAVALAVADKDVNALVITGAGRAFSSGYDLQGADYDVSIEDWHADMSENAQALLNIWKAPIPVIASVNGYALAGALELVMSCDLAIAADNAKFGEPEVRHNSGPPALFMPWLLATRDVRWLMYTGDLVDAEEALRMHLINKIVPADQLKQKTENMARKLARMPVPAIKFAKSSINNQQIAAGLMTSFDYNVHAIAALHVSKDGQEWMRNLQKMSLKEYLEFRDAPFKGLD; from the coding sequence ATGAGCATGACCGAGAGCTTCGAGACCATTCTCTTCGACAAGGATGAACAGGACAAGTTCGCGACGATCACCATCAATCGGCCGGACAAGCTCAATGCGATGAACAAGACGACAGTGCGCGAGATCGACCGTGCCGTCGCGCTTGCCGTCGCCGACAAGGACGTCAACGCGCTGGTGATCACCGGTGCCGGTCGCGCGTTTTCATCCGGTTATGACCTGCAAGGCGCAGACTATGACGTCAGCATCGAGGACTGGCATGCCGACATGTCGGAAAATGCCCAGGCGCTTCTGAATATCTGGAAAGCGCCAATCCCTGTCATCGCCTCGGTGAACGGCTATGCGCTTGCCGGCGCGCTCGAACTCGTCATGTCTTGCGATCTTGCGATCGCCGCCGACAATGCCAAGTTCGGCGAACCGGAAGTCCGGCACAATTCCGGTCCGCCTGCCCTCTTCATGCCGTGGCTGCTGGCCACCCGCGATGTCCGCTGGCTGATGTATACGGGTGATCTGGTGGACGCGGAAGAAGCGCTGCGCATGCATCTGATCAACAAGATCGTGCCCGCCGATCAGCTCAAGCAAAAGACCGAGAACATGGCGCGCAAGCTGGCACGCATGCCGGTTCCGGCGATCAAATTCGCCAAGTCGTCCATCAACAACCAGCAGATCGCCGCCGGCCTGATGACATCCTTCGATTACAACGTGCACGCCATCGCTGCCCTTCATGTCAGCAAGGACGGGCAGGAATGGATGCGCAATCTCCAGAAGATGTCGCTGAAGGAATATCTCGAATTTCGCGACGCACCCTTCAAAGGGCTCGATTGA